The window CACTTCGAGAGGAGTTGCGGGCCACGGACGCTGATGAAGTTGGCGTTGGTCTCGTTGGCGACCGCCTTCGCCATCAGCGTCTTCCCGGTGCCGGGGGGGCCGTAGAGCAGCACGCCAGCCGGAGGCTCGACACCCATCCGCTCGAACTTCTCGCGCTGGGTCATCGGCCACTCGATGGACTCCTGGACCTGCCCCTTCGCCTCGTCGAGCCCGCCCACGTCGTCCCAGTTGACCTTCGGGAGTTCGACCAGGACCTCCCGCATCGCCGAAGGGGAAACCTCGTTGAGGGCTCCGCGGAAGTCGTCGCGCTTGATGATCATCCGGTCGATGAGGCTCGGCGGGATGTCCTCCTCGTCGAGGTCGATCTCCGGGAGGTACCGACGCAGGGCCTTCATCGCGGCCTCCTTCGTCAGGGATTCGATGTCGGCACCGACGAAGCCGTGGGTCTCGTCGGCCATGTGGTCCAGCGAGACGTCGTCCGAGAGCGGCATCCCGCGGGTGTGTATCTGGAGGATCTCCTTGCGACCCGTCTCGTCGGGAACGCCGATCTCGATCTCGCGGTCGAACCGTCCGGGCCGACGCAGGGCGGGGTCGACCGAATCGACGCGGTTCGTGGCGGCGATGACGATGACCTGGCCGCGCGACTCCAGGCCGTCCATCATCGTCAGCAGCTGTGCGACGACCCGGCGCTCGACCTCGCCGGTCACGTCCTCGCGTTTGGGGGCGATGGAGTCCAGTTCGTCGATGAAGATGATGGAGGGACTCTCCTCGGAGGCGTCCTCGAATATCTCCCGTAGCTGCTGTTCGGACTCCCCGTAGTACTTCGAGATGATCTCCGGGCCCGCGATGGAGAAGAAGCTCGCGGAGGTTTCGTTCGCCACGGCCTTCGCCAGCAGCGTCTTCCCGGTACCGGGTGGCCCGTGGAGTAGCACCCCCTGTGGCGGCTCGATGCCGAGCTTCTTGAATATCTGCGGGTGCTTCATCGGCAGCTCGACCATCTCGCGGACGCGCTGAATCTCGTTGGAGAGGCCGCCGATGTCCTCGTACGTGATGCCGCCGCCGGTCTTCTCGAAGCCGCTGATGGGCTCCTCGCGGAGTTCGACCTCGGTATCCTCGGTGACGAGCACGACGCCCTCCGGGTCCGTCTCGACCGCGATGAGTGGAATCGCCTGGCCGGGCGACCGCATGAATGGGTGGTTCGTGGAGGACATCACCGGGACGATGTCGTGTTCGACGACGGGCCGCTTGAGGATCTGCCGTTTGACCATACCCGCGGCGTCGGAACCGAACTGGACGCTGGCCTCCTCGGGCGGCGCCAGGACGAGCCGGTCGGCCTTGGTGGCCTCGGCCTTGCGGATCTCGACGCGCTCGCCGATGCCGACATCCGCGTTCTGGCGCGTGAAGCCGTCGATGCGGACGGTGTCCGTGTTCCAGTCCTGCCGGTCGGCGCGCCAGACCTTCGCCGCGGTCCGGTCACCGCCCTCGATCTCGATGATATCCCCTGGGCTCAGCTTCAGGTGCAACAGCGTGTCCGGGTCGAGGCGTGCGATGCCGCGCCCCGAGTCGTTGGGGTAGGCCTTCGCCACCTCCAGTTGAACCTCGTTCATGATAGGAGTGGTATACCAGGGAAGTTAACGCCCGCGGCGATATGTCTTGTGTTCACACGGGGGACGATGGCGCCGCCGGCCCCGACGTGGGGTGCCCGCGGCCACCTGGTTCCCGGGTGGGGGAAGGACGCCCGTCCAGTCA of the Haloglomus salinum genome contains:
- a CDS encoding CDC48 family AAA ATPase, whose translation is MNEVQLEVAKAYPNDSGRGIARLDPDTLLHLKLSPGDIIEIEGGDRTAAKVWRADRQDWNTDTVRIDGFTRQNADVGIGERVEIRKAEATKADRLVLAPPEEASVQFGSDAAGMVKRQILKRPVVEHDIVPVMSSTNHPFMRSPGQAIPLIAVETDPEGVVLVTEDTEVELREEPISGFEKTGGGITYEDIGGLSNEIQRVREMVELPMKHPQIFKKLGIEPPQGVLLHGPPGTGKTLLAKAVANETSASFFSIAGPEIISKYYGESEQQLREIFEDASEESPSIIFIDELDSIAPKREDVTGEVERRVVAQLLTMMDGLESRGQVIVIAATNRVDSVDPALRRPGRFDREIEIGVPDETGRKEILQIHTRGMPLSDDVSLDHMADETHGFVGADIESLTKEAAMKALRRYLPEIDLDEEDIPPSLIDRMIIKRDDFRGALNEVSPSAMREVLVELPKVNWDDVGGLDEAKGQVQESIEWPMTQREKFERMGVEPPAGVLLYGPPGTGKTLMAKAVANETNANFISVRGPQLLSKWVGESEKAIRQTFRKARQVAPTVIFFDELDSLAPGRGGDVGSNVSERVVNQLLTELDGLEEMGDVMVIGATNRPDMIDPALIRSGRFDRLVYIGEPEVDGREQIFRIHTDDTPLSPDVSLRELAELTGGYVGSDIESIAREAAIEALREDDDAEMVEMRHFRKALESVRPTINEDIRDYYDRIEEDFKGGGAEPGPQQGGGRIGFQ